In the genome of Actinomadura graeca, one region contains:
- a CDS encoding helix-turn-helix domain-containing protein yields MLVLDTNDYPPSERLEAFHAAAAGESGSCSIEHERPGEGVWKRVEVWKFGPLTLFATHGSGMRIWRTPRHARFDSMNSVSVITQSTGTGSFAWNGHQQRVTPNTMVLAHKTAGYEYSWSGNGLSVAYMVDADLLGMPEHLVRTAIPLLSNSSMGPLLLHHIRMIHQDADRLSADAGAHAVGDATLDLTRALVASVALDEGVRRIVGDETLLTRVLAYLRAHLTDPVLTPQRIAHVHNISLRSLYRLCEDGGLSLEQWIIRRRLEGARRDLTGPEHAHRTIDAIARSWGFTSHTHFTRRFRQAYGLTPRAWRNAGPASLAD; encoded by the coding sequence ATGCTCGTCCTGGATACCAACGACTACCCGCCATCCGAACGCCTGGAGGCATTCCACGCCGCCGCCGCGGGCGAGAGCGGCAGTTGCTCCATCGAGCACGAACGTCCCGGCGAAGGGGTATGGAAGCGCGTGGAGGTATGGAAGTTCGGGCCCTTGACCCTCTTCGCGACCCACGGCTCCGGCATGCGGATCTGGCGCACCCCCAGACACGCCCGTTTCGACTCCATGAACAGCGTCTCGGTCATCACCCAGAGCACCGGCACCGGCTCATTCGCCTGGAACGGTCATCAGCAGCGCGTCACACCCAACACCATGGTCCTCGCGCATAAGACGGCGGGCTACGAGTACAGCTGGTCAGGCAACGGACTGTCGGTGGCCTACATGGTCGACGCCGATCTCCTAGGAATGCCCGAGCATCTGGTCCGTACAGCCATTCCCTTACTGTCGAACAGCAGCATGGGGCCGCTTCTGCTCCACCACATCCGGATGATCCACCAGGACGCCGACCGGCTCTCCGCCGACGCCGGCGCCCACGCGGTGGGCGATGCGACCCTGGACCTCACCCGCGCCCTGGTCGCCTCCGTCGCCCTCGACGAGGGCGTCCGCCGCATCGTCGGCGACGAGACCCTCCTCACCCGTGTCCTGGCCTACCTCCGCGCCCACCTCACCGACCCCGTACTGACCCCGCAGCGCATCGCCCACGTCCACAACATCTCTCTGCGCTCTCTCTACCGGCTCTGCGAGGACGGCGGCCTGAGCCTCGAACAATGGATCATCCGCCGCCGTCTCGAAGGCGCCCGCCGCGACCTCACCGGCCCCGAGCACGCCCACCGCACCATCGACGCCATCGCCCGCTCCTGGGGCTTCACCAGCCACACTCATTTCACCCGCCGCTTCCGCC
- a CDS encoding alpha/beta fold hydrolase yields MPYVSTRDGTEIFYKDWGSGRPVVFSHGWPLNADAWDRQAYTVASAGYRAIAHDRRGHGRSAQPWQGNHMDQYADDLAELMESLDLRDVVLVGHSTGGGEVTRYVGRHGTGRVAKVVLLGAVPPLMLKTDANPQGLPIEAFDAIRAGVIADRSQFYYELSVPFYGFNRDGAQVSDGVSRAFWAQSMQVGIKGALECIKAFSETDFHDDLKRIDVPTFIAHGDDDQIVPIVAAALESAKIVKDATLKVYPGAPHGLVGAFETEFTADLLDFLAD; encoded by the coding sequence ATGCCTTACGTCAGTACACGCGACGGTACGGAGATCTTCTACAAGGACTGGGGCTCAGGGCGGCCGGTGGTGTTCAGCCACGGATGGCCACTGAACGCCGACGCCTGGGATCGGCAGGCGTACACGGTGGCTTCGGCCGGATACCGGGCGATCGCCCATGACCGGCGCGGGCACGGCCGGTCCGCCCAGCCGTGGCAGGGCAACCACATGGATCAGTACGCCGATGACCTGGCCGAGCTGATGGAATCGCTGGACCTGCGGGACGTGGTGCTGGTGGGGCACTCGACCGGCGGCGGGGAGGTCACCCGCTATGTCGGCCGGCACGGCACCGGCCGGGTGGCCAAGGTCGTGCTCCTGGGGGCCGTACCGCCGCTGATGCTCAAGACCGACGCCAACCCGCAGGGACTGCCGATCGAGGCGTTCGACGCCATCCGTGCCGGGGTCATCGCCGACCGATCGCAGTTCTACTACGAGCTGTCCGTTCCGTTCTACGGCTTCAACCGAGACGGGGCGCAGGTGTCCGATGGGGTGTCGCGGGCGTTCTGGGCGCAGTCCATGCAGGTCGGCATCAAGGGCGCGCTGGAGTGCATCAAGGCATTCTCAGAGACCGACTTCCACGACGACCTGAAGAGGATCGACGTGCCGACGTTCATCGCGCACGGCGACGACGACCAGATCGTCCCCATCGTCGCGGCCGCGCTGGAGTCGGCCAAGATCGTCAAGGACGCCACGCTCAAGGTCTACCCCGGCGCCCCGCACGGTCTGGTCGGCGCGTTCGAGACCGAGTTCACCGCCGATCTGCTGGACTTCCTGGCCGATTGA
- a CDS encoding GIY-YIG nuclease family protein, whose translation MTPPEESLGPLLAAPDRLWTAAEVLAKPSPVPIAPGVYGWHFDVAPFASLPAQQLLYVGIAPRKMTSRRSRQNLRTRVRYHYRGNAEGSTLRRTLGCLLGLELRRVGSGKRMTFGKLGEQQLTAWMAEHAFVCWTPHPEPWLLESQLINQLDLPLNLDQNKHNAFHAQLTEIRSTARRLARELPILT comes from the coding sequence ATCGGCTCTGGACGGCTGCCGAGGTCCTCGCCAAGCCCAGCCCTGTCCCGATCGCTCCGGGCGTCTATGGCTGGCATTTCGACGTCGCGCCATTCGCGTCCCTGCCGGCCCAGCAGTTGCTGTACGTGGGGATCGCCCCGCGCAAGATGACCTCTCGGCGTAGCCGGCAGAACCTGCGCACGCGGGTCCGCTACCACTATCGCGGCAACGCAGAGGGGTCCACGCTCCGGCGCACGCTCGGCTGCCTGCTCGGCCTCGAACTCCGACGCGTGGGGAGCGGCAAGCGCATGACGTTCGGCAAGCTTGGCGAGCAGCAGCTCACGGCCTGGATGGCCGAGCACGCCTTCGTGTGCTGGACGCCCCACCCGGAGCCTTGGCTTTTGGAGAGCCAGCTCATCAACCAGCTTGATCTCCCTCTCAACCTGGACCAGAACAAGCACAACGCGTTCCACGCCCAGCTCACAGAGATCAGATCAACGGCAAGGCGACTCGCCCGTGAACTGCCCATCCTGACCTGA
- a CDS encoding transposase family protein codes for MLFYRAALDLSPASRRYVAGLIREHRRRIGSRWRALPSERQALLVLVHLRRNETFPALAAAFGVGLATAHRYVTEVVELLAALAPALRAAMRIAARKAFVILDGTLVPIDRLAGADDRRFYSGKHRRHSVNVQFLTDPHGRLIWASPTLPGSTHDLTAARFHGIIDALTQRAIACYADKGYIGAGGAIGTPYRRRKGRKLGKRNKLFNRHHAKIRALGEQGAAALKRWHILRHARCSPARLTAIVQAILALHHHTN; via the coding sequence GTGCTGTTCTATCGCGCTGCGCTGGATCTGTCGCCCGCGTCCCGCAGATACGTGGCCGGCCTCATCCGCGAGCACCGCCGCCGGATCGGCTCACGCTGGCGGGCGCTGCCGTCCGAGCGCCAGGCCCTGCTGGTCCTAGTGCACCTGCGCCGCAACGAGACCTTCCCGGCCCTGGCCGCCGCGTTCGGCGTGGGGCTGGCGACCGCCCACCGCTACGTCACCGAGGTCGTCGAGCTGCTCGCCGCGCTGGCGCCCGCCCTGCGTGCGGCGATGCGCATCGCGGCCCGCAAAGCGTTCGTCATCCTGGACGGCACGCTGGTGCCGATCGACCGACTCGCAGGCGCCGACGACCGGCGCTTCTATTCCGGCAAGCATCGGCGGCACAGCGTGAACGTCCAGTTCCTCACCGACCCGCACGGCCGCCTGATCTGGGCCTCGCCCACACTGCCCGGCTCCACCCACGATCTGACCGCCGCCCGCTTCCACGGCATCATCGACGCCCTCACCCAGCGGGCGATCGCCTGCTACGCCGACAAGGGATACATCGGCGCCGGCGGCGCGATCGGCACGCCCTACCGCCGCCGCAAGGGCCGCAAGCTCGGCAAGCGCAACAAGCTGTTCAACCGCCACCACGCCAAAATCCGCGCACTGGGCGAACAGGGCGCCGCCGCTCTCAAACGCTGGCACATCCTCCGCCACGCACGCTGCTCACCCGCCCGGCTGACCGCCATCGTCCAGGCAATCCTCGCGCTCCACCATCACACCAACTGA
- a CDS encoding MBL fold metallo-hydrolase, which translates to MSDVGFSHIGGPTVLIEFAGWRLLTDPTFDPPGRRYTFGWGTSSRKLTGPAIAPADLPPIDAVLLTHDHHADNLDDVGRALLPAAGTVITTVSGARRLGGDTHGLRPGQNHHLRTGDKPPITITATPARHGPPLSRPISGDVIGFALTWPGQANGPLWITGDTVAYPAVRTAARALRPGTILLHLGAVRFPHTGPLRYTMAAADALDLLDGLTPTTVLPVHYEGWTHFTENRAGITRALDQFPADLARPFTWLPFGRTHHLTV; encoded by the coding sequence ATGAGCGACGTCGGCTTCAGCCACATCGGCGGCCCCACCGTCCTGATCGAGTTCGCCGGCTGGCGGCTGCTGACGGACCCGACCTTCGATCCCCCCGGCCGGAGGTACACGTTCGGCTGGGGCACCTCATCACGCAAACTCACCGGTCCCGCCATCGCCCCCGCCGACCTGCCGCCCATCGACGCGGTGCTGCTCACCCACGACCACCACGCCGACAACCTCGACGACGTCGGCCGTGCCCTTCTCCCGGCCGCCGGAACCGTCATCACGACCGTCTCGGGCGCCCGCCGACTGGGCGGAGACACCCACGGTCTGCGCCCCGGCCAGAACCATCACCTGCGAACAGGCGACAAGCCGCCGATCACCATCACCGCCACCCCCGCCCGGCATGGCCCGCCCCTCAGCCGCCCCATCAGCGGAGACGTCATCGGCTTCGCCCTTACCTGGCCCGGCCAGGCCAACGGCCCTCTCTGGATCACCGGCGACACCGTCGCCTATCCCGCCGTGCGCACCGCCGCGCGAGCGCTCCGGCCCGGAACCATCCTGCTGCACCTGGGCGCCGTCCGTTTCCCCCACACCGGCCCGCTCCGCTACACCATGGCGGCCGCCGACGCACTCGACCTGCTGGACGGCCTCACCCCCACCACCGTGCTGCCCGTCCATTACGAAGGCTGGACACACTTCACCGAGAACCGTGCCGGTATCACCCGCGCCCTCGACCAGTTTCCAGCCGACCTCGCGCGTCCTTTCACCTGGCTGCCCTTTGGCCGAACCCACCACCTCACGGTCTAA
- a CDS encoding alpha/beta hydrolase: MKPDTIVLIHGFWVTPRSWEHWITRYKAKGFRVLAPAYPGFEVEVEALNADPTPIERLTVPGVLDTLIKVVESLDSQPILIGHSAGGVFTQLLLDRGHGAAGVAINSAPTEGVKPVPLSQIKATFPVLKNPANRHKAVGFTYEQWRYAFTNTFPEDQAKATYERYHIPASGHVFWGGALANIHPGHDDTYVNYKNPDRAPLLFISGENDHLMPPKIQRSNAKHYKAPDTITEVTQYPGRSHLMPAQDGWEEIADYALAWALDHT, from the coding sequence ATGAAACCTGACACCATCGTTCTCATCCACGGCTTCTGGGTCACGCCCCGCAGCTGGGAGCACTGGATCACCCGCTACAAGGCCAAGGGCTTCCGCGTCCTGGCCCCGGCCTACCCCGGCTTCGAAGTCGAGGTCGAAGCCCTCAACGCCGACCCCACACCGATCGAACGGCTCACCGTGCCCGGGGTCCTGGACACCCTGATCAAGGTGGTCGAATCCCTGGACTCCCAGCCCATCCTCATCGGGCACTCGGCCGGCGGGGTGTTCACCCAGCTGCTGCTGGACCGCGGCCACGGCGCGGCCGGCGTGGCGATCAACTCCGCCCCCACCGAAGGCGTCAAGCCGGTGCCGCTGTCGCAGATCAAAGCGACCTTCCCCGTCCTGAAGAATCCCGCGAACCGGCACAAGGCAGTCGGCTTCACCTACGAGCAGTGGCGCTACGCCTTCACCAACACCTTCCCCGAAGACCAGGCCAAGGCCACCTACGAGCGCTACCACATCCCCGCTTCCGGACATGTGTTCTGGGGCGGCGCCCTGGCCAACATCCACCCCGGCCACGACGATACCTACGTCAACTACAAGAACCCCGACCGGGCGCCGCTGCTGTTCATCTCCGGTGAGAACGACCACCTCATGCCGCCCAAAATCCAGCGGTCCAACGCCAAGCACTACAAAGCACCCGACACCATCACCGAGGTCACGCAATATCCAGGCCGATCACACCTGATGCCCGCCCAGGACGGCTGGGAGGAGATCGCCGACTACGCCCTCGCCTGGGCCCTCGACCACACCTGA
- a CDS encoding alpha/beta hydrolase, with the protein MGITRVLAVLAAAVLTATGAVSSVSAQAEGRGPKPTVVLVHGAFADASGFNDTITILQRAGFPVIAPANPLRDSAGDAAYVSSLLTTITGPVILAGHSYGGIVITNAARGHANVKALVYLGAFAPDQGESALQLAQRFPGSELGTALITRDWELDDGTKGTDGYIDPAKFRAVFAADLPEHTTRLMATTQRPGSVAGLAGPSGAPAWRSIPSWYLIPTQDKVIPPAAQRFMAERAGSKVREIRSSHVVMTSHPDAAAATILAAYTATR; encoded by the coding sequence ATGGGCATCACACGGGTGCTGGCCGTCCTGGCCGCCGCCGTCCTGACCGCGACCGGGGCCGTGTCCTCGGTCTCCGCGCAGGCCGAGGGCCGCGGGCCCAAGCCCACCGTCGTGCTGGTGCACGGCGCGTTCGCCGACGCCTCCGGCTTCAACGACACCATCACGATCCTGCAGCGGGCGGGCTTCCCGGTGATCGCGCCGGCCAACCCGCTGCGTGACAGCGCCGGGGACGCCGCCTACGTCTCCAGCCTGCTCACGACGATCACCGGGCCGGTGATCCTGGCAGGGCATTCCTACGGCGGCATCGTCATCACCAACGCCGCCCGCGGCCACGCCAACGTCAAGGCCCTGGTCTACCTGGGCGCGTTCGCACCCGACCAGGGGGAAAGCGCGCTGCAGCTCGCCCAGCGGTTCCCGGGCAGCGAGCTGGGCACCGCGCTGATCACCCGGGACTGGGAGCTGGACGACGGCACCAAGGGCACCGACGGCTATATCGATCCGGCCAAGTTCCGCGCCGTATTCGCCGCCGACCTGCCCGAGCACACCACCCGGCTGATGGCCACCACCCAGCGGCCGGGCAGCGTCGCGGGCCTGGCCGGGCCCAGCGGCGCACCCGCGTGGAGGAGCATCCCCTCCTGGTATCTCATCCCGACCCAGGACAAGGTCATCCCCCCGGCCGCCCAGCGTTTCATGGCCGAGCGCGCGGGCAGCAAGGTCCGCGAGATCCGCTCCTCGCACGTGGTGATGACGTCCCATCCGGACGCCGCCGCGGCGACGATCCTGGCCGCCTACACCGCTACCCGCTGA